The following are encoded together in the Oncorhynchus clarkii lewisi isolate Uvic-CL-2024 chromosome 25, UVic_Ocla_1.0, whole genome shotgun sequence genome:
- the LOC139383669 gene encoding platelet-activating factor receptor-like — MGDKEDLVVTTAVNFVGNGNFLDSAFRYTLFPVFYGVVFILGLISNSYVLFVLWRLRDAKALNEICIYMANLTVADLLFVSALPFWIGYYHHGGVWLYGKFLCRVTGVFFFINTYCSILFLAAISINRYWAITRPLDAASSDHWCRGVAVTAVIWGVTLSMSVPYLVKTGIQKDKSNVSRCFEGYHHETDGEKRLVAATHLIIVGCFVLVFFLVVVCNLLIARALLAQSLTQARGSSSSKPRGVKGRALQMLCAVVGVFVVCFLPHHMVQGPWTLAVLEIKEGWGSTEWSQKTKQWLNDTHQVTLMLMGLNCLFDPVVYCFATRRFHMYIKDHLKKVGRGRACSETAITHISIVECKNVSQRLHSEQQQLNN; from the coding sequence ATGGGGGATAAAGAGGACTTAGTAGTGACCACGGCTGTGAACTTTGTCGGGAACGGAAACTTCCTGGACTCTGCGTTCCGCTACACCCTCTTCCCAGTGTTCTACGGTGTTGTGTTCATCCTTGGGCTGATATCCAATAGTTACGTGCTGTTCGTGCTGTGGCGCCTGCGCGATGCCAAGGCCTTGAACGAGATCTGCATCTACATGGCCAACCTGACTGTGGCCGACCTCCTCTTTGTGTCCGCCCTCCCCTTCTGGATTGGCTACTACCATCATGGTGGCGTCTGGCTCTACGGCAAATTCCTGTGCCGTGTCACCGGCGTGTTCTTCTTCATCAACACCTACTGCTCCATCCTCTTCCTTGCTGCCATCAGTATCAACCGCTACTGGGCCATCACGCGTCCGCTGGATGCCGCCTCGTCCGACCATTGGTGCCGTGGGGTGGCCGTCACAGCGGTCATCTGGGGGGTCACTCTGTCCATGTCTGTGCCATACCTCGTGAAGACAGGCATTCAGAAGGACAAGAGCAACGTGTCGCGATGCTTCGAGGGCTACCACCATGAGACGGATGGCGAGAAGCGGCTGGTGGCCGCAACCCACCTTATCATTGTGGGGTGCTTCGTCTTGGTCTTCTTCCTCGTCGTAGTGTGTAATCTGCTCATCGCCCGGGCGTTACTAGCCCAGTCCCTTACCCAGGCTCGGGGCTCCAGTTCCTCCAAACCCCGGGGGGTGAAGGGCCGGGCCCTGCAGATGCTGTGCGCTGTGGTGGGGGTGTTCGTGGTGTGCTTCCTCCCCCACCACATGGTCCAGGGCCCCTGGACCCTGGCTGTGCTGGAGATCAAGGAGGGCTGGGGCAGCACGGAATGGAGCCAGAAGACCAAGCAATGGTTGAACGACACCCACCAGGTCACCCTGATGCTGATGGGGCTCAACTGCCTCTTCGATCCCGTGGTGTACTGCTTCGCCACCAGGAGGTTCCACATGTATATCAAGGACCATCTGAAAAAGGTGGGGAGGGGCAGAGCCTGCTCGGAAACAGCCATCACACACATCTCTATAGTGGAATGCAAGAATGTGAGCCAGCGGCTCCATAGCGAACAGCAGCAGCTCAATAATTAA